The following nucleotide sequence is from Anaerococcus sp. Marseille-Q7828.
AAAGTTGATTTTGATAGTGAAAACAGTAGAAATATTAATTCTAATAAACTAACAACAGATGATATTTCAGCTAAGGCTCAACCAATAAGCAATAAGAAGCCATCAAGTAAAAGACAAGTTCTTAAAAATTACGAGGATAAACTTATCCATAATAAGGATAAATTCCAAGACAAAATCAACGAGAAAGAGTCTAAGCGAATCCACACAAGTGAAGATAAACCTATCGAAGCAAAGAAAAGCAAGAGAATATATAGAAAAGAAAAGCTTGTTAAAGATGAAGTAAGTAAGAACGAGAGTAATGCTAATATCGATAAAAAGCAAAAGCTTTATCAAGAAAAGAAGTTTAGAGATAAGGAAAAAATTTCTAAAGAGATAGATAAAGAAAATAAGCTAAGCGAAGTTGATACAGAAAAAACTTTTGATAATCCTGAGATTAAAGAAAATAATCAAGAATTTATAAAAGATGAAAAGGAAACAAGCCTTAAACCTTCAGAACAAAAGAAAGCTAATAAAAAGAAGACTTACTACAAGAGAAAAAATTATAAAAGTGATAAATTCACTCGAAAGAAAATCGATGACTTAAAAAATGAATCTAAGAAAGTTACAACGAAAGATTCTAAGAAAGCACAAGATGTTAAAGACTTTATCTCAGATAAAAAGATTGGAGAGCTTGAAAAGTCTAAAAGTAAGCTAAAAGATAATATCTTAAAAAATAAAACTAAAGGAAGTCTATCTTCTGGGGTTTTATTATCTGGAGCTAAGTCATCAGAGTTAGTGAGAGATTATCTAAGTTCAGGATCTGACAATACTGGTGTAGAATCTGGAGAAAAGGCCGCTAATGTAAGCTCTAAGCTCCAGCATGGAATAAGGAAGTATAAGTTAGACAAAAAGAAAAAGTCCTTAAAAAAGCTATCTAAACTTGATAAGAAAATAAGAAATAGAAAAAGCAAGCTGGAGTTTAAAAGCGGCTTGGAAGATTTAAAAAAGTCAGAATCCTATATAAAGAAAAATAGATTTAAGAAGTTTTACCAAAGAAAACAAATGAAGAGCATGATAGCTAAAAAGCACGAAGCAAGACTTGTAGATAGAGTAAAAAAAGCTATTTTAAGTTTAGGTAAGGCTTCTAAAGAGCTAATAGTAAGAAAAAGCAAGATGGTTCTATTTCTAGTAATAGGACTAGGTCTTATGCTATCAATAATGATTGGTGGTGGAAGTGTTGGTATGAGTGGACTAAGTAACTCAGTAAACTCAGTAATGACAACAACATACCTATCACAAGATACAGTTCTAAGTGAAGTTAATCAAGAATTTTCATCAATGGAATATGACCTACAATCACAAATCGAAAGTGTAAAAACAAGTCATCCTGGATATGACGAATATATTATAAATAAAGAAGGAGAAATTGGTCATAATACCCATGAACTTTTATCCTATATAACTTCAAGATGTGGAGAAGTAAAATCAGCATCTGAAGTAAAAGGAATTTTAAAAGAACTTTTCGATAAGATATATAAACTTGATTTTAAGGAAGAAATTGAAATTAGAACAAGAACAGTAGCAAGAACAAGATATGATAGTCGTGGTAATCCTTATACTAGCTATGAAAAAGAAGAGTACGAATATAAAAAGTTAATTGTAACTTTAAAGAAAAAAGAAATGGATGAAGTTGTTAGGGAAATATTTAAAGATTATCCAGACAATGTAGTTCATTATGAAGCTCTTCTTGAAGCTAAGGGGAATATGGGAGATGTTTTTGGATCAGGTAATGGGGACTTAGGAGAAATAGTAGACAATCCAAACTTTGGAAATCCTGGTCTTGCTTTTGATTCAGCTACTGCAAAAGCCTTATTTAATGAAGCAGAAAAACATATAGGAAAAAGATATGTGTTTGGAGCAAGTGGACCATCTAACTTTGACTGCTCAGGATTTGTATGTTGGTCATTTACAAAGTCTGGTGTAAAGAGAATGCCAAGAACAACTGCATGGAGAATATACAAAGACTATTGTAACCCAGTAAGTCCAAGCGAAGCTCAACCTGGTGATATTATATTTTTCCACTCAACATATAACAGTGGAACACCAATATCTCATGTAGGAATATACGCAGGTAACGGAATGATGATTCACGCAGGAGATCCAATTCAATACACATCAATAAATTCAAAATATTGGAAATCACACTTTTATGGTTTTGGAAGACCAAGATAGAAGGGAGATATTATGTGAACAGAAAACTTATAAGTATTAGAAACAAAAAGAAAAAAATAGAAGAGAAATTGAAAGATTTAAATGCAAAATACAAGGAAATTTGTGATGAAGAAATACAAGTTGAAAATGAAGAAATAATTGTAACTCTTAGGAGAAACAATATTAGCTTGGAAGAATTAATGGAGAAAATTAATGATAGAAAAAGAGAAGAAAAATTAAAAGAAAAGGAGAACATTCATAATGAAGAAATTTAACACGAACAAACTAAGAGCCTTTTTTATGGCTCTTTTATTAGTTTTAACATCAACTTCAACTACTAATGTACTAGCTAAATCTGATGATGCAGATGTTAGTAAAAAAGTGATAGAAAGTTCAATAAGTAATATTAATGATTTAGAAAATCAAATCAAAGACTTAAATGATAAGAGAAAAGAAGACCAATCAAAGATAGATGAATTAAAAGAAAAGTTAAAATCTTGCAAGGATAATGGAGAGAAACTAAAACAAGAAAAGGCTAAGTTAGAAGAAGAGATTAGAGATAAAGACAATAAGATTGCTCAATTGAATAAAGAAATTGAGGATCTTAAAAATTCTAACAATGATGAACTAATAGCAGAAATTACTCAGCTTAAAGATGAATTAAAAAGATTACAAGATGAAAATGCAAAACTAAAAGAAGATTGTTCATCTACAAAATGGGAGTTAGAATCTGAAAAAGAAAAGACCGACAAAAACGAAAATAAAATCAAAGAAATGCAAGAAAAGCTCGAGTCTTTAGAAGGGGAGCTTGCAAAGAAGACTAAAGAAATTGAGGATAAAGATAATAAAATTAAGGGTTTGGAAAAAGCTCTTGATGAAAAAGATACTAAGATAAAAGACTTAGAGTCTAAAAAGAAAGAAACAGAAAATTCTAAGTCAGAATGCTTTAAGAAAATTGAAGAGCTTCAAAAGGTTATTGATAGTTTAAAAGTATCTT
It contains:
- a CDS encoding C40 family peptidase, encoding MDKKLKKDFQKKIIRNRDAPEKNLESKLVHSDDYTNKIIKTKDRFGDKISEKESKLIHENVLAKDQKQDKLKDFQKSKNKERIRKEILDNKDKTKEIKQANLEIRTDESFELDEDLDVDFKKVDFDSENSRNINSNKLTTDDISAKAQPISNKKPSSKRQVLKNYEDKLIHNKDKFQDKINEKESKRIHTSEDKPIEAKKSKRIYRKEKLVKDEVSKNESNANIDKKQKLYQEKKFRDKEKISKEIDKENKLSEVDTEKTFDNPEIKENNQEFIKDEKETSLKPSEQKKANKKKTYYKRKNYKSDKFTRKKIDDLKNESKKVTTKDSKKAQDVKDFISDKKIGELEKSKSKLKDNILKNKTKGSLSSGVLLSGAKSSELVRDYLSSGSDNTGVESGEKAANVSSKLQHGIRKYKLDKKKKSLKKLSKLDKKIRNRKSKLEFKSGLEDLKKSESYIKKNRFKKFYQRKQMKSMIAKKHEARLVDRVKKAILSLGKASKELIVRKSKMVLFLVIGLGLMLSIMIGGGSVGMSGLSNSVNSVMTTTYLSQDTVLSEVNQEFSSMEYDLQSQIESVKTSHPGYDEYIINKEGEIGHNTHELLSYITSRCGEVKSASEVKGILKELFDKIYKLDFKEEIEIRTRTVARTRYDSRGNPYTSYEKEEYEYKKLIVTLKKKEMDEVVREIFKDYPDNVVHYEALLEAKGNMGDVFGSGNGDLGEIVDNPNFGNPGLAFDSATAKALFNEAEKHIGKRYVFGASGPSNFDCSGFVCWSFTKSGVKRMPRTTAWRIYKDYCNPVSPSEAQPGDIIFFHSTYNSGTPISHVGIYAGNGMMIHAGDPIQYTSINSKYWKSHFYGFGRPR